The nucleotide sequence GAGAACTTACATCTAATTATTTGTTTGACTGAAACTAGATGGTTAGTCTTTCTATAATTTATCATGTATGTTTTGTTTTGCATATAGCTAGATTTTGTTTTACACATAAACTACGGCCAAATATAATTGGTTATTTAAACTAAGACATAATACATGCCTAAGTTGGAGGGCTTAAATGCAAAATGATAGTTAGGTAAGacttaattttttatttctccTATCATGTATGGACCTTAAGCATATTTCTTAAGTTTAAGATAGGAACTATGATCAAGCACTTCACCTCAATTTATGTTAATAATCCTCTTCTATCCGATTAAAGTTAACGAAGAACTTAACTTTTTAACTTTCAAAGCTTGATAAACTAAAAGCATAATTGCATAAATTGGATTTCACCAACTTGATTTCACAAATATGATTTTCAAAGTATTGTTATTTCTTCCATGCATGTGAGAGAACGAAAAAAAATTAAGCAACTATAGAAGTAAAAATTTAggtctaaaagaagaaaaagagataaTATGGTTAATTTAGTATACTGAAGTTACTAATAAATCAAATGATAACTAACATAGtttaattttgtttattttatgtAAAAAAATCAACTTACATATCACCACATATCTTTTCATTCGATtcctaaataataataataatttcaagAAAATATTAAATGGCAATAAAAGAAGGCAGAAATACATGCTTGTCGTATATACTTCTTTCCATCTGATATCTGAAAGTCAATAATAGATCATATGAATGATCCATTAGAGGACCAACAATTACATGGCACTCATGTATGTTGCCTCGAGTGCATCCACCACATAAATTTCTTCTACGTGTCAAATAGACATTGaacaccttttcttttttagtgccaaaatttaggagctccctgCAAAAATGCTCAAACTTCATGTCCTTacatgtaatatatatatattttgataatatCTCGCTATATTTTTACTCTTTTTAGTCCACCGAGGTGACCGGCCTCCGATGCCACACCGATCCAAAATAACGCGGTGAAGTAAAAGGGTGGTTGTCCAAATTGGACTCCTCTAGGGTTTTCTCTCACCGCACCGCTTCAAAAGCGAATTCCGTCCCAACCTCTGCCTCTCGTTTTTCCCCTCCTCATAAAACGAATCCTCAACTCCTCCGTCCCAATTCCCTTCTCCTCCGACCTCTTCCCGTCATCACATGGCTCTGCGCTTCTCCGGACGATTCGATGCCGTCTGCTCTTCCTTGATACCCAATTTTTCCTCTATCGCCTTCGAATCCCTCCTCTGTAGCTCTAGATTGTTCCCCGCTTCCTCGTCTCGGATCCATCGCGCCAAACCCTGGTTCTGACGTCTCGGAGCTCTCGCCATGGGAAAGGGTGAGTGAATCGCTTTCAATTCTCGTCCTATCGATTGAATATTACTGTTTGATGGCTTATTTTGGAGAAAAGATCGGATTTTTTGGCTCTAATTTGATAAAGATTTGATCTTGGATTTGGATTAGGTCATAGTTTGGTTGAATTGGGTTCTGAGATGGTTTCCCCCATCATTGGAGTCTGTTTGTTTGATTCTTTTTTCATTGattagaaaaaaaaggatagcTTTTGATGGAGATGATAATTGTTCAGGTAACCGACGCAAGGTTCGTGCTGATGAGTTTGACAGCAGTGATGCTGATAGCGTGAGTTCTACTTCGACGGCTTTGTCTGAGCTAACGCTGGCTGACGAGACCGAGCACGTGAACTCTCTCGAGTTCGTGCTAGAAAAGTACATCGATGCTCTCTACGAAAAGAGGTATCTCTTCATGTTCTTTGCTCACCAAATGCTGTCTTGTTTTCCCCCAACTATTTGAATTTGGCTTTTAAATTGATGTAGAATAATTTATGTTGTTCTGCGTCTTCAGTTTCAAAACCATATGAAGGTGATCGTTATTATTTCTAGACGAGTATATTTGAATTAATACTGCAGCATTGGTTAGGAATTTATTGCATATGACATAAAAGGTGCCTACCAAGAATTTAATATATGATCTTCAATATCCTGATACTGATACCTGTTGCATGAATATGAGTTATGAATTTCATATCTCTTCTAAGAAAGTACTAGAATAGTCTATTATGTGTGAGAAGGTTTGGTTCTCTATAGATATCAGGCCACTCTTTGATTGCCTGTTTAATATGATGCAGACCTACAACATTCTCCAACTTCAAGTAACTAGTGTGTAGGTTAAGTGATTAATGTAGTACCAAAAATGCACTTAAGAACTTTAGATAAAAATAAACACGAGCTTTTCTCTGTTTTTGCCAATTTTTTTAGAGTGTCCTATCAAGTAATCATGCAACAGAACATAATAGAGGGTCAAGCTTCAACTCTTTATCAACAAAATAAAAGGTGAAAGGGGCCTGTGGTGCTTCAACCCTTTATTAACAATTTGAAAGGTGAAAGGGACCTATAATTTATGAACAAACTGAAGAGGATTATGGAAAATAATATTCTATGCCAATAAAAACTTTCTGACTGTTTTTCTAAGAAACGAAATACTCAATGACATAGATCTCTATACCTTGTATTATGCTTTTAATGACTTTGATATCTCTTCTTCCACCTCCCACCATGCAACATTTAGGGAACATTAAAACTTAATAGCTTGAAAGACCTGTAAATCTTAAAAATACTTTCAAACATGTGTCTATCAAACATATATctgtttgtctttttttttttgatgaactaCATTTTCTGTTTGTCGTGTACTATGTTTTATAAAGACTGGAAGTAGTAGTCTTATGAATTGTAAAATTGCACATCTGCAACATAGATTATGACATGGACAAGTAGGTTTTATGTTCATTTTGAATTCCAGATTCTCATGTTCTTTCCTGTTCGACATGCAACACAGACTAGAGGTGTCATCGCTTTTGAAATTTGCACATGGATGAAAATATCTTTGTCTGGCACAATCTTATGATAtttaacaataaatcttaaaaatacTTTCAAACATGTATCTATCAAACATATATctgtttgtctttttttttgatgaactaCATATTCTATTTGTCGTGTACTATGATTTAGAAAGACTGGAAGAAGTAGTGTCTTATGAATTGTAAAATTGCGCATCTGCAACATCGAATATTTAAAAGTAGGTTTTATGTTCATTTTGAATTCCAGATTCTCATATTCTTTCCTGTTTGGCATGCAACAAACACTAGAGGTGTTGTCGCTTTTGAAATTTGCACATGGATGAAAATATCTTGGTCTGGCACAATCTTATGATATTTAACAATAAAATTACTTGTGTGTAAAAATTTCCAAGAGatagcaaaagaaaaggatagagTCTCTTCCTGCTTATTGTTGCCAGTTGGATGGATTGGACAACAGAAATTATGCTTTGCAATAAAAATTCAATGGGAATGACCCAGTTTTTCTATTCTAATATTTGGTGACTCTGCAATTGCCACGATTTTTGGTTTGAGCAGCCTTAGTAATTGGTTGGTATTCTGTTGAAAGTCAAGAATTCCTGGCTGGATTTGTCAAATGAGTTGAGAAGCTATATGATGAATGGGtattaagaaattaatttgtagATGATAGTACTCCCGCAATATGTTTGTAAAATATACACTTATATGAACTCTACCATCTTGATCATTATTGAATTTACTGCATGGTCTACTTGCTATGATCtatattttcttatatatgTGATTTCACATCATATATTGTGCTTTATATTGATATCGAAAATCGTGCAATTATTACTGCTTTTTATAAGTTGGAGCTGATAAAAAATTGCTTGTTGTATATAAAGGGGATCTACGAGGGAGACGGCTTTGTCAGGGCTTGTCGATGCCTTTGAAGGTCACGTGCTCGCTACGTTTGTGGAAAACAAGTAAGCTGATCCTATTCGACCAAGTTTTTGTAATGTTTTGCTGGTAATCATATAGATGACTTGTTAAATATTTGCTGAGTCTGTGGAAGTTAGCATGCAAGAACGTAAGTGGGAAAGTAGAGAATCAGACACACAGACATACTCCTTtagtttttaataattttatattctgGATTTGCTAGTTTCATCTGCTGTTTTGAGACTGGTTTCACACATAGGGGTCTAATTTGTATCCACTCTTAATGTTTGGACACATCTGGTTTAACCATCTTGTGTATTGGATACCACCCAGTTGAGCAGTATGGAAGCTTCTGTTTGCACAATAGCACATtgcaacctttttttttcacttgaTCAATAGCAACCTGAAGTTAACATGCTGTTTTGCAATAGTTTAGTCTCATAATGCATTTTAACTGGTGTCTTGTTTTAAAAACATCTCTTTTTCCTGTCATATGGAATGTaagtattttattaataaaaatgagATTTTTTTCCTTCAAGTCCAGTTATCTGTGATGCATTATGCTGTTATGTAATCTGGGTTATCTTGTACTTATTTTTACATCTTTATATACTTTGCTGCAGATGTATTACTTTATTGCACCAATGCATCAATTCAGTCAAAAGGGGATCTACTAAGGAGAATTGCTTAGCTTCCAGGGCCATTGGTAAGCCTCTAATCCTTTTGAAGTAGTGCTTTTATTTTGATCAGCTGCCAATTTTGTTTTACTATGTGGTGCTCTTGTTTGAAGGATTGCTGGCCATTACTGTTGGTGCTGGAACAAGTGCACATGAAATAATGGAGGAGTCAGTGCCACAACTATCTCGAGCTCTTAGATCTGCGTCTGATGCACTCAAGATATCCGTATGCCCAGTTTTTAACTCCAGATTTGCTTTTCTCCAGCTCTTTGTGGACCATTCATGTACATGCTGCTTTTTAAAATTGATTCTCTGTTGTAGGTACTGGATTGCTTATCCGTCATCACTTTTGTTGGTGCAAATGATTTGGCTGAAACTGAAACATCTTTGAAAATCATGTGGGAAGTGATTCATCCAAAATCAGTCTCCAATGTACGTAAGCATGTTGTTAGTTTCCAGTTGAGTGTGATTTGCAAATTTGTGCACTGTGCAGCTGTGTTTAGGTTTTCatgttatatattataaattttaataaatggGATCCCATTTATACCATCTTGCTGTCTGCACCATGCATACTGAGAATAACATTGTTTTctgcttttttttcttaaaggtTGGGCCTTTGAAAAAGCCTAGTTCTGCTGTATTAGCAGCAGCCATATCTGCATGGTCATTTCTTCTGACAACCATCAGTAGCTGGAGAATTAATCCTGATACTTGGAAGGAGTAAGTGGAAATCTCTATTGCTTGTTTTCACTTTTTTTGACCaatgaattagattttttttctaagtGATTATAACAATCTGCTTTAACAATTTGTTTTAGGTCAATTTCATTCCTGTCTACTCTATTGGAAGCGGATAATCGTTATGATCGTTCAGTTCGTATTGCTGCTGGTGAAGCAATAGCACTTTTTTTCGAGTTAGGGATACTGGACATGTCCTATAATGAGGAGAGTGGTATTGAGAGTTTTGATGATGAGGTCTCAAAGCGCCGTACCGTTACATATATGCAATCAATGAAGGCAAAAATATCAGGTCAAGTTTATAA is from Phoenix dactylifera cultivar Barhee BC4 chromosome 6, palm_55x_up_171113_PBpolish2nd_filt_p, whole genome shotgun sequence and encodes:
- the LOC103723213 gene encoding interferon-related developmental regulator 2-like, producing MGKGNRRKVRADEFDSSDADSVSSTSTALSELTLADETEHVNSLEFVLEKYIDALYEKRGSTRETALSGLVDAFEGHVLATFVENKCITLLHQCINSVKRGSTKENCLASRAIGLLAITVGAGTSAHEIMEESVPQLSRALRSASDALKISVLDCLSVITFVGANDLAETETSLKIMWEVIHPKSVSNVGPLKKPSSAVLAAAISAWSFLLTTISSWRINPDTWKESISFLSTLLEADNRYDRSVRIAAGEAIALFFELGILDMSYNEESGIESFDDEVSKRRTVTYMQSMKAKISGQVYNLSMEAGGKGADKKNLNDQRELFQKFGIFSRYFFFGECPEVSLKISSKRNILRTSTWGQLVQLNFLKHYLGRGFLKHAQENELLHDVFEYIVDKTESLSAKEKKISRSMDKKGRNQQLNKDRRMAQARKQGHLSAQDA